The following are encoded together in the Aerococcus mictus genome:
- a CDS encoding PTS ascorbate transporter subunit IIC, with translation MNLLLYFIQTIFSQAVFIIGLVCLIGLLIQKKSFDKVISSVIKAMIGFLLINEGGKFLGMALLPLQPMFIKIFNLNVNVPSLDQAMGGLEGVGFEMALIFALGFVLNILIARFTPLKFVHLSAHVSFFYAGLIAALLKFNTSLSTAAIVIIGAIILGIYLTVTCAYVYPFMKNIKGGQGFTLAHSSSVGLLIGALLGKLVGKGSRDIEEIQFPKSLGFLREMTIALSLVMMALFLGLSLLAGPSFVVDQVSKGQDIFSFSLINGLTFGMWITVIITGVRMLLAEIVPAFHGISAKLIPNAIPGLDVPLLFPNHPTSVIVGFLMSLLAGFLGVFVLGLIGYPIPVFPALIPTFFTGAITAIFGNSTGGRRGAIAASFTNGLILIFGQALLLPMVGDYAQIMRVLAETDYAFYGPLLGYLLRLIGI, from the coding sequence ATGAATCTTTTACTTTATTTTATTCAAACCATTTTTTCCCAGGCGGTCTTTATTATCGGTTTGGTCTGTTTAATTGGTCTACTAATCCAAAAGAAGTCCTTCGATAAGGTGATTTCTTCTGTGATTAAGGCTATGATCGGTTTCCTACTCATTAATGAGGGTGGGAAATTTCTAGGGATGGCCTTGTTGCCACTTCAACCCATGTTTATTAAGATTTTTAACTTGAATGTCAATGTGCCGAGTCTTGACCAAGCTATGGGCGGTCTCGAGGGTGTTGGTTTTGAGATGGCCTTGATCTTTGCCTTAGGTTTTGTGCTTAATATTTTAATTGCTCGTTTTACGCCTTTAAAATTCGTCCATCTCAGCGCCCATGTTTCATTCTTTTATGCAGGTTTAATTGCAGCGCTGTTGAAATTTAATACCAGTTTATCTACCGCTGCCATTGTTATTATTGGTGCTATTATTCTTGGAATATACTTAACTGTAACCTGTGCCTATGTTTATCCTTTTATGAAGAATATCAAGGGCGGCCAAGGTTTTACCCTAGCTCACTCTTCTTCAGTCGGTCTATTGATTGGCGCTTTGCTAGGTAAATTAGTGGGTAAGGGCAGTCGTGACATTGAAGAGATCCAATTTCCTAAATCTCTCGGTTTCTTACGTGAAATGACTATTGCCTTATCCCTAGTGATGATGGCCTTATTCTTGGGACTTTCCCTCTTAGCTGGGCCAAGCTTTGTGGTTGACCAAGTGTCAAAGGGGCAAGATATTTTCTCCTTTAGCTTAATTAATGGTCTTACTTTTGGGATGTGGATTACGGTGATTATTACTGGGGTCCGGATGCTTTTAGCGGAAATTGTACCGGCCTTCCATGGTATTTCAGCCAAGTTAATTCCAAATGCTATCCCTGGACTGGACGTGCCTCTCCTATTTCCTAACCATCCCACCAGCGTGATTGTTGGTTTCTTAATGAGCTTATTGGCAGGATTCCTGGGCGTCTTTGTTTTAGGACTAATTGGCTACCCCATTCCCGTCTTTCCGGCTTTAATTCCGACTTTCTTTACCGGTGCCATCACGGCCATCTTCGGTAATAGTACTGGTGGACGACGCGGTGCGATTGCGGCTTCCTTCACCAATGGCTTAATCCTAATTTTCGGACAAGCTCTCCTTTTACCTATGGTAGGGGACTACGCCCAAATCATGCGTGTTCTAGCTGAAACTGACTATGCCTTCTACGGTCCCTTGTTAGGTTACCTCCTCAGACTGATAGGAATTTAA
- a CDS encoding PTS sugar transporter subunit IIB → MKFVTVCGAGVGSSVMLKVFVQNILSDEGIDGSVEAADISSLNPYDYDVIITSSAFAERLEGQVKHLIIMDNMLDQEYLRSQILNLVREEEVVR, encoded by the coding sequence ATGAAATTTGTAACAGTATGTGGCGCTGGTGTAGGTTCCAGCGTGATGTTAAAAGTATTTGTACAAAATATTTTATCCGATGAAGGCATTGACGGTAGTGTGGAAGCTGCTGACATTTCTTCACTCAACCCCTATGACTATGACGTGATTATCACTTCCTCAGCCTTTGCTGAACGTTTAGAGGGACAGGTAAAACACTTAATTATCATGGATAACATGTTGGACCAAGAGTATTTAAGAAGCCAAATCCTTAACTTAGTTCGTGAAGAGGAGGTTGTTCGATGA
- a CDS encoding PTS sugar transporter subunit IIA, protein MTDFIHPNRIALQVEVNSPEEAIQFGGNLLKADGLINHSYIQAMLDRYRDQGPYFVIAPGIAFPHARPEEGALKTGFSLVIFKRPIVFSHPSNDPVQLMLCLSATDSQKHLTALMQLAQLLQSEATKEKWLQARDKEDILADLRHLGGTDL, encoded by the coding sequence ATGACAGACTTTATCCACCCCAATCGAATCGCCTTGCAAGTCGAAGTCAATAGTCCAGAGGAAGCGATTCAGTTTGGCGGTAATTTGTTAAAAGCAGATGGCTTAATTAATCACTCTTATATCCAAGCCATGCTTGACCGTTACCGCGACCAAGGCCCTTACTTTGTGATTGCCCCGGGAATTGCCTTTCCCCACGCGCGACCGGAAGAGGGGGCTTTGAAAACGGGCTTTAGTCTGGTGATTTTTAAGAGGCCGATTGTCTTTTCTCATCCAAGTAATGATCCCGTTCAGTTAATGTTGTGCTTGAGTGCCACGGATAGTCAAAAACATTTGACCGCTTTGATGCAACTGGCTCAGCTTTTGCAGTCAGAAGCGACTAAAGAGAAGTGGCTTCAAGCTCGCGATAAAGAAGACATTTTAGCAGATTTAAGACATTTAGGAGGAACTGACTTATGA
- a CDS encoding LPXTG cell wall anchor domain-containing protein, translating into MIRLFQLGQNKCFTKLKFEQGEIMKTKYFPLATASLVLTALLANEVTVSAQETAPANYTVESNNEVSKEANAANLPTEGNSVSVSDEKATSPSATENEINNHDSSANEEASRPLTRYEKNIKYAEEYTEANKDAILKSYNENKAKLPNTVIVNYPEDIHENIKYYEKENKVVTNDVSKDIEIKELKKDYLDLNQKLDSDLLLESELHLSQKDVKEKTMNAVRVLRAHMWDIDHGLNALENVYDPKTGEKIEGVWVKGERLTERAHAAGINTKEDYINSIQWDRDLEDTAIQNLAEIVNRYGFYENENFNYSKPDSNKFSIVDNFFNLENKSDFNFENLLLNNFIYPKINEHNKKRGNYNPNEYKSIGNIINLLLDPYNKSLALASNIRWNGYSNIVALASPTPSKNNSSSDYTGLKIAIVNGDHNRVENYEVTLPDKLYENTSRKLNIHVGFSNAEKQKIYGYTFNGKITSMNPEILEIDDQGIIHAKQAGVTDIILSINGIVQRKKLEVLPRPNAKDTIYYDVESHYEDTEYRANPKMQLGEEKVIQEYKPDINYYVDRLIKDKNGIIEVQTEKFLTIPGSKKIIEYGTKELEEKHPEKVEPEVPDEKPANEAKPEENNSPNNSIGVIFGRPYENNPGYIELLPGYYVQLEPEHEDQTIRINEKEFETEIRTSKDLRAGEYRIIQQGQNAYIALTNRVYKDHLGNVLKTQELGRQRVEGKPLIIEVGVESNGQPTASIDEPETTMPSNDNSNNKKKLPEHELEDNSSPSTEHKPVEEISIHVDSTSDNKEVHDREGENNSSSSTIIKPLEENSIKVSPTLDSRVEETSTSSISKEFPRSVGSAKIEGDSIDLVTPEVAKIDETRGEERVLAPSDTISKHLSKKSPKEHLSAPLSNSEIHSSTKGQDANNPVLATYTKDIYEDSQNYRHAQQVASKLPATGTMDNKLSLAIGLTTVLTGLLSFKVSRRRN; encoded by the coding sequence ATGATACGATTATTTCAATTAGGACAAAATAAATGTTTTACAAAATTAAAATTTGAACAAGGAGAAATTATGAAAACGAAATACTTCCCACTAGCAACTGCCAGCTTAGTATTAACCGCTCTACTAGCCAATGAAGTCACTGTATCTGCCCAAGAAACCGCTCCAGCTAACTATACTGTTGAAAGTAATAATGAGGTTTCAAAAGAAGCAAATGCTGCCAATCTCCCTACAGAAGGGAATTCAGTTTCAGTTAGTGATGAAAAGGCTACTTCACCCTCTGCAACTGAAAATGAAATAAATAATCATGATAGCTCTGCAAACGAAGAAGCTTCTCGTCCATTAACTAGATATGAAAAGAATATAAAATATGCAGAAGAATACACGGAAGCTAATAAGGATGCTATTTTAAAAAGCTATAATGAAAATAAAGCTAAGCTCCCTAATACAGTAATAGTCAATTATCCTGAGGATATTCACGAAAATATCAAATATTATGAAAAAGAGAATAAGGTAGTCACTAATGATGTAAGTAAAGATATCGAAATTAAAGAATTAAAAAAGGATTATCTAGATTTAAACCAAAAATTAGACAGTGATCTTTTGTTAGAAAGTGAGTTGCATTTAAGCCAGAAGGATGTCAAAGAAAAAACCATGAATGCGGTCAGGGTCCTTCGGGCTCATATGTGGGATATAGATCATGGTCTAAACGCTCTAGAAAATGTGTATGATCCGAAAACGGGAGAAAAAATAGAGGGTGTTTGGGTAAAGGGGGAAAGACTAACAGAAAGGGCCCATGCTGCTGGTATTAACACCAAAGAGGACTATATTAATAGTATTCAATGGGATCGAGATTTAGAAGATACTGCTATACAGAATTTGGCAGAAATCGTTAACAGGTACGGATTCTATGAAAATGAGAATTTCAATTATTCTAAGCCTGATAGTAATAAATTTAGTATTGTAGATAATTTCTTTAATTTAGAAAATAAATCGGATTTTAATTTTGAAAATCTTCTTTTAAATAATTTTATTTATCCTAAAATAAATGAACATAACAAAAAACGTGGAAATTATAATCCAAATGAATATAAAAGTATTGGCAATATAATTAATTTATTATTGGATCCATACAATAAAAGTTTAGCATTAGCCTCCAATATAAGGTGGAACGGTTATTCGAATATTGTAGCATTAGCAAGTCCTACTCCATCTAAAAATAATTCTTCTTCCGATTACACTGGTTTAAAAATTGCCATTGTTAATGGCGATCATAATAGAGTTGAAAACTATGAAGTAACTCTACCTGATAAGCTTTATGAAAATACAAGCCGTAAATTAAATATTCATGTAGGCTTTTCGAATGCAGAAAAGCAGAAAATTTATGGATATACCTTCAATGGTAAAATTACTTCAATGAATCCTGAAATATTGGAAATAGATGATCAAGGTATTATTCATGCTAAGCAAGCAGGAGTAACTGACATTATTCTGAGTATAAATGGAATCGTACAAAGAAAAAAATTAGAAGTTTTACCGCGACCAAACGCTAAGGACACTATATATTACGATGTAGAAAGCCATTACGAAGATACTGAGTACAGAGCAAATCCTAAAATGCAACTGGGTGAAGAAAAGGTTATTCAAGAGTATAAGCCGGATATTAATTATTACGTGGATCGCTTAATTAAAGATAAAAATGGAATAATTGAGGTTCAAACTGAGAAATTTTTAACTATACCTGGTTCTAAAAAGATAATTGAATATGGAACTAAAGAGTTAGAAGAGAAACATCCAGAAAAAGTAGAACCAGAAGTTCCAGATGAGAAACCTGCTAACGAAGCAAAGCCTGAAGAAAATAATAGCCCTAACAATTCTATAGGCGTTATTTTTGGAAGACCTTATGAAAATAACCCCGGCTATATCGAATTACTTCCTGGATACTATGTTCAACTTGAACCTGAACATGAAGACCAAACTATCCGTATTAACGAGAAAGAATTTGAGACAGAAATTCGAACCAGCAAGGATTTAAGAGCAGGGGAATATCGAATTATTCAGCAAGGACAAAACGCTTATATAGCTTTGACTAACCGTGTATATAAGGATCATTTAGGTAATGTCTTAAAGACCCAGGAATTAGGTCGACAAAGAGTGGAAGGTAAGCCGCTCATTATTGAAGTGGGGGTTGAAAGTAATGGTCAACCAACTGCATCTATAGATGAACCTGAAACCACTATGCCTTCAAATGATAATTCAAATAATAAGAAGAAGTTACCGGAGCATGAATTGGAAGACAACTCATCACCTTCTACTGAACATAAGCCAGTAGAAGAGATTTCTATACATGTTGACTCTACAAGTGACAATAAAGAAGTACATGACCGTGAAGGTGAAAATAATTCTTCATCGTCAACAATTATTAAACCTTTAGAAGAGAATTCTATAAAAGTTTCTCCTACACTTGATAGTCGAGTTGAAGAAACCAGTACTTCTTCAATTTCTAAAGAATTTCCTAGATCGGTAGGATCTGCAAAAATTGAAGGGGATAGTATTGATCTTGTCACTCCAGAAGTAGCTAAAATTGATGAAACAAGAGGAGAAGAGAGAGTATTAGCGCCCTCTGATACAATAAGTAAGCATTTAAGTAAAAAATCACCTAAAGAACATCTTTCCGCTCCTTTATCTAATTCAGAAATTCATTCAAGCACTAAAGGCCAAGATGCAAATAACCCTGTCTTAGCCACATATACAAAGGATATATATGAGGATTCACAAAATTATCGTCACGCTCAACAAGTAGCAAGCAAATTACCAGCGACTGGAACGATGGACAATAAGTTGTCTCTAGCTATTGGTCTAACGACTGTATTAACTGGACTTCTATCTTTTAAAGTTTCAAGAAGAAGGAATTAA
- a CDS encoding MFS transporter — MVSKDKAAKVYKSYVESPENNDFANTFAIIIDRTEKSFLSNKKEDYLPINLSDNSNNREFGIYKDFQKLFDDSLNYTETVLPYSQITKFIFDANLTTNQMSQLNETLRGLFKLKTDKLKKFSESQGENSEKITDDFILKVKNTAKFLEHSNLAATQKSNLYEQQKLEIADLDHNSQLLKKRVEEYEEKLKSLNGQLYREIVSILGIFSALMFGLISGFNALIESINALSSTNQNIGRIGMGITIIAAGLILFLYSLIHWISKLSGRKITDDGRERYGIRRIIYRHSLLVFSLLVIMILFFISTLIHIMSISGIIKDILANNFSIKWFSSLFWLITIIIIIILCLIGIIYWFYEKKARDNIEGD, encoded by the coding sequence AATCTCCTGAAAATAATGATTTTGCTAATACATTTGCAATAATTATAGATCGCACAGAAAAGTCATTTCTTAGCAATAAAAAGGAAGATTACTTACCAATAAATTTGAGTGATAACAGCAATAATAGAGAGTTTGGAATCTATAAAGATTTTCAAAAGCTTTTTGATGATAGTTTAAATTATACCGAAACGGTGTTACCATATTCCCAAATCACTAAATTTATTTTCGATGCTAACCTAACGACAAATCAAATGTCTCAATTAAACGAAACTTTAAGAGGATTATTTAAATTGAAGACAGATAAACTAAAAAAGTTTAGTGAGTCACAAGGGGAAAATAGTGAGAAAATTACTGATGATTTCATTTTGAAAGTAAAGAATACTGCTAAGTTTTTGGAACATAGTAACTTAGCAGCAACTCAAAAAAGTAATTTGTATGAACAACAGAAGTTAGAAATAGCGGATCTGGATCATAACAGCCAGCTCTTAAAGAAAAGAGTTGAAGAATATGAAGAAAAATTGAAATCACTCAATGGACAATTATATAGAGAAATTGTTTCAATACTTGGTATATTCTCTGCATTGATGTTTGGCTTAATAAGCGGATTTAACGCTTTAATAGAATCTATAAATGCGTTATCTTCAACAAATCAAAATATTGGACGTATTGGTATGGGGATAACTATTATAGCCGCTGGTCTAATATTATTTTTATATTCATTGATACATTGGATAAGTAAACTATCTGGAAGAAAAATTACAGATGATGGTAGAGAACGCTATGGAATTAGAAGAATAATTTATCGTCACTCTCTTTTAGTTTTTTCTTTATTAGTTATAATGATTTTGTTTTTCATTTCTACTTTAATACATATAATGAGTATTAGTGGGATTATAAAAGATATATTAGCTAATAACTTTTCTATAAAATGGTTCAGTTCACTATTTTGGTTAATTACTATAATAATTATTATTATTTTGTGCTTAATTGGAATTATTTACTGGTTCTACGAGAAAAAAGCTAGAGATAATATTGAAGGCGATTAA